Proteins from one Syngnathus scovelli strain Florida chromosome 17, RoL_Ssco_1.2, whole genome shotgun sequence genomic window:
- the LOC125984971 gene encoding uncharacterized protein: MEVPVDNLKIRYKEDDGTVLFESYIPPSRDAIHLPTYVVYLLIAIFIVLGVLYAIIGHLIKDLIHDFADWLLGEQPEQVVVNYCEAKDKFVADWCPETTPELQEMARAEENRMAEKDFMKSPPIWIISKEPRGTRTGPRVVFGKRS; encoded by the exons ATGGAAGTGCCGGTGGACAACTTAAAGATCCGTTATAAAGAGGACGACGGGACGGTGTTGTTTGAGAGCTACATACCTCCTTCCAGGGATGCTATCCACCTGCCGACCTATGTGGTCTATCTCCTCATAGCCATATTCATCGTGCTGGGGGTTCTCTACGCTATCATCGGCCACCTCATCAAGGATCTCATACATGACTTTGCAG ACTGGCTCTTGGGGGAGCAGCCTGAACAAGTAGTGGTCAACTATTGTGAAGCCAAAGACAAATTTGTGGCCGACTGGTGTCCAGAGACCACGCCAGAGCTGCAGGAGATGGCCCGAGCTGAGGAGAACAGGATGGCCGAAAAGGACTTCATGAAGTCGCCGCCTATCTGGATCATCTCCAAGGAGCCTCGAGGGACCAGGACAGGACCCCGAGTGGTCTTTGGGAAGAGGAGTTGA
- the tm6sf2a gene encoding transmembrane 6 superfamily member 2 has product MRLPEEVCVLGLSLLAPAVLYTMNNVPALHEPLLILGIGMAVLGGVLLLLSLLTVQRKTTVDPLFYVFAEFSFTSLVGLTHALEQDGFISGFMGFYLKMGEPHLSTAYAVMMSYWEGVVHFSLFLIIIHRMFRGKSYRSLALLWVGSSIMHQLVHIPGVVVGKYGSNIHPAFWRNVPFFLAPFWAAFVLFRRPRVMPIVTADKIMAEQKKGLLSRPLDLLLVALLLGGVAVSVFRGFVVLDCPLNFCFKYIYQFEPYLKDPVGFPRVMMLVYLFYAVPLITILIYGLIRPGCGWMLDWTLFFAGATAQAQWCHIGASIHSRTPFTYRVPADKLWTVITFNVVLAVVPALLALRCHKSPAYFMKPVPKGQSNSNKKKK; this is encoded by the exons ATGAGGCTTCCCGAAGAAGTGTGCGTATTGGGCCTCTCCCTGCTGGCTCCTGCAGTTTTGTACACAATGAACAATGTCCCTGCACTCCACGA GCCTCTGCTCATCCTGGGAATTGGAATGGCCGTTCTGggaggtgttcttctcctcctctcccTCTTAACTGTACAACGCAAAACGACGGTGGATCCTTTATTTTATG TGTTTGCAGAGTTTTCCTTTACTTCCCTGGTGGGGCTGACTCATGCACTGGAGCAAGACGGCTTCATATCGGGCTTCATGGGCTTCTACCTCAAGATG GGTGAACCTCACTTGAGTACTGCCTATGCTGTGATGATGTCATACTGGGAAGGGGTCGTTCATTTTAGTCTCTTCCTAATCATCATCCACCGCATGTTTAGAGG AAAATCTTACCGCAGTCTGGCACTGCTTTGGGTCGGTTCCTCCATCATGCATCAACTTGTTCACATTCCAGGAGTGGTTGTCG gtaaatACGGATCTAACATCCATCCAGCTTTTTGGCGCAATGTTCCCTTCTTTTTAGCACCTTTCTGGGCAGCTTTCGTCCTTTTTCGCAGGCCCAGAGTGATGCCTATCGTCACGGCAGACAag ATCATGGCCGAGCAAAAGAAAGGTCTGTTATCTCGTCCTCTTGACCTGCTGCTTGTAGCGTTGCTACTTGGAGGTGTGGCCGTCTCTGTTTTTAGAGGCTTT gtggttCTGGATTGTCCTCTAAATTTCTGCTTCAAATACATTTATCAGTTTGAGCCATACCTTAAGGATCCTGTGGGTTTCCCTAGAGTCATG ATGCTGGTCTATTTATTCTATGCTGTGCCCCTGATAACAATCCTCATCTATGGTCTGATAAGACCAGGCTGCGGCTGGATGCTGGACTGGACTCTCTTTTTTGCTGGTGCCACCGCCCAG GCCCAGTGGTGCCACATTGGAGCATCTATACACTCCCGCACCCCCTTCACATACCGAGTCCCAGCAGACAAATTATGGACCGTTATCACCTTCAATGTAGTGCTCGCTGTTGTGCCCGCTCTGCTGGCTCTGCGCTGCCACAAAAGTCCTGCTTATTTCATGAAACCAGTTCCCAAAGGACAAAGCAATAGCAACAAGAAGAAAAAGTAG